Proteins encoded together in one Carya illinoinensis cultivar Pawnee chromosome 3, C.illinoinensisPawnee_v1, whole genome shotgun sequence window:
- the LOC122304872 gene encoding protein FAR1-RELATED SEQUENCE 5-like, whose translation MGQGYPVAAAALRSESGDWVRHGAVGRGQRHSDSVNMAVWALAAAESAIPTTAPNFPIYMHGYYGAPPAWSPAIMPYPNAHQLQANIQMHGLGRPNPLMATSSGSVEKFGKGDTPSESAAPCSSSRVQSQGEEDRPDSWETSDGNAGSPQVDELGCGDMIEEPRTGMEFNSLEELNSYYKLYAKRCGFGSMTQRSERDDKGSVRYVTLGCARGGKARNKTTNMGKPRPTAKTDCKARINALKVDEKMKLTTVNNTHNHGLSPQKSRFFRCNREVSEAVKRVLDTNDLAGIRMNKSFRSLVVGAGGFENLPFSEKDCRNYIDKARHLRLGSGGAGALRDYFSRMQYKNPGFFYLMDLDDDGRLRNVFWADPRSRAAYQDFGDVVTFDTTYLTNRYGMPFTPFVGGNHHGQSILLGAGLISSEDTDTFIWLFQTWLQCMDGLAPPAIITDQDRAMKNAIAVVFPKTRHRFCLWHILKKVPEKLGSHRAYKSGLKKFEKSWEQLISTYTLQENGWLQSLYSERTYWVPIFLKEYFWASMSTTQRSESMNAFFDGYVHAKTNLKEFVDQYDNALRKKIENEISADFHSFSVTIPCISRSPIKKRFQELYTNAKFREVQQQVMGVLDMDPYLLRWDGVKKTYLVEDEVRVEEFCKNITYYVDFNEENYEVKCSCGLFQIRGILCRHVLSIFKCNGIKSLPARYILDRWRKDIKRRYTLIHSTYDSGHQREDTNRYSTLLNICYQMITRAAGSKEHIEDATKKLNAMIELYGDNQEPPSMTKIGEETTIVGSSKQVLSPQVVRGKGRPSSLRRASRMEQHIRKGKAKTKKANLLGKRKERDGGYTPAQDTCRNLFGPAEIDGNMQTIRVSSTFDISGNQNMAGSQESVLFGLDGSQPVLEGLDGSEVQK comes from the exons ATGGGGCAAGGCTATCCAGTTGCCGCCGCTGCACTGAGGAGTGAATCGGGTGACTGGGTGAGGCATGGCGCCGTGGGGCGTGGGCAGCGACACAGTGATTCTGTGAACATGGCGGTGTGGGCACTGGCAGCGGCTGAGTCA GCCATCCCAACCACTGCTCCAAACTTTCCAATTTACATGCACGGTTACTATGGAGCCCCACCTGCATGGTCACCGGCTATTATGCCATATCCAAATGCACACCAACTTCAAGCCAACATTCAGATG CATGGGTTGGGTCGTCCGAATCCTCTCATGGCTACAAGCTCCGGATCGGTCGAAAAATTTGGTAAAGGGGATACACCTAGTGAAAGTGCAGCGCCCTGTTCGTCATCTAGAGTTCAGTCTCAAGGTGAAGAGGATAGGCCAGATTCATGGGAAACAAGCGATGGCAATGCCGGGTCACCCCAGGTAGACGAGCTGGGATGTGGTGATATGATTGAGGAGCCAAGAACAGGGATGGAGTTTAATTCTTTAGAGGAATTAAATAGCTATTATAAGTTATATGCTAAAAGATGTGGATTTGGATCCatgacacaaaggagtgagaggGATGACAAAGGGAGTGTCAGATATGTCACTCTTGGTTGTGCTCGTGGGGGAAAGGCTCGGAATAAAACGACGAACATGGGAAAACCACGGCCTACAGCTAAGACTGACTGTAAGGCAAGGATTAATGCCTTAAAAGTTGATGAAAAGATGAAGTTGACCACAGTTAATAATACACACAATCACGGACTGAGCCCACAGAAATCGCGCTTCTTCCGTTGTAATCGTGAAGTAAGTGAGGCTGTAAAAAGAGTGCTAGATACTAATGACCTGGCTGGCATCCGAATGAACAAGAGCTTCAGGTCTCTTGTTGTTGGCGCGGGAGGGTTTGAGAACCTGCCATTTTCGGAAAAAGATTGTCGCAACTACATAGATAAGGCAAGACATCTGCGACTTGGATCAGGTGGTGCTGGAGCGCTACGAGACTATTTCTCTCGGATGCAGTACAAGAATCCCGGATTCTTTTActtgatggatttagatgatGATGGGAGGTTAAGGAATGTATTCTGGGCAGATCCACGCAGTAGGGCAGCATATCAAGATTTTGGTGATGTGGTAACATTTGACACTACGTACTTGACGAATAGGTACGGGATGCCCTTCACACCATTTGTTGGTGGAAATCATCATGGACAGTCGATTCTATTGGGGGCAGGGTTAATTTCCAGTGAGGACACAGACACTTTTATTTGGTTATTCCAGACTTGGCTGCAGTGTATGGATGGATTAGCCCCGCCAGCTATTATTACTGACCAGGACAGAGCAATGAAGAATGCAATCGCTGTTGTATTTCCAAAAACTCGGCATAGATTTTGCTTGTGGCATATACTTAAGAAAGTCCCTGAGAAGCTAGGCTCTCATCGTGCCTACAAAAGTGGCCTGAAAA aatttgagaaatcctgGGAGCAGTTAATTAGCACATACACGTTGCAAGAGAATGGCTGGTTGCAAAGTTTGTACTCTGAGCGCACGTATTGGGTACCGATCTTCctgaaggagtatttttggGCTAGCATGAGTACCACACAACggagcgagagcatgaatgcattttttgacggGTATGTTCATGCGAAGACAAACTTGAAGGAGTTCGTCGACCAATATGACAATGCATTGAGAAAGAAAATCGAGAATGAAATCAGCGCGGACTTCCACTCCTTTAGCGTTACAATTCCATGCATATCTAGATCTCCTATAAAGAAGAGATTCCAAGAGTTGTACACGAATGCCAAATTTAGAGAAGTTCAGCAACAAGTTATGGGTGTGCTTGATATGGATCCATATCTACTTAGATGGGATGGTGTGAAGAAGACATATCTagtagaagatgaagttcgtGTTGAGGAGTTCtgtaaaaatattacatattatgtGGACTTTAATGAGGAAAACTACGAAGTTAAGTGTTCGTGTGGGTTATTTCAAATAAGGGGGATACTATGTAGGCATGTCTTGTCCATATTCAAATGTAATGGGATAAAATCTTTACCAGCGAGGTAcattttagatcgatggaggaaagaCATCAAACGGAGATACACTTTAATCCACAGTACATATGACTCAGGGCATCAGCGAGAAGATACTAACAGATATTCAACtttattgaatatttgttaTCAGATGATTACTCGTGCAGCGGGTTCAAAAGAGCATATTGAAGATGCGACAAAAAAGTTAAATGCAATGATTGAGTTATATGGCGACAACCAAGAACCCCCTTCAATGACCAAAATAGGGGAGGAGACAACCATCGTTGGTAGTTCGAAGCAAGTTCTCAGTCCACAAGTTGTGCGAGGAAAAGGCAGACCCTCATCCCTGAGGAGAGCATCCAGGATGGAGCAACACATCCGGAAAGGAAAAGCGAAGACGAAGAAAGCAAATTTATTGGGCAAACGTAAAGAG AGAGATGGAGGATATACGCCAGCCCAGGACACATGTAGGAATTTATTTGGGCCAGCAGAGATAGATGGAAACATGCAG ACTATTCGAGTCAGCTCAACCTTTGACATTAGCGGAAATCAAAATATGGCTGggagtcaagaaagt GTACTGtttgggttggatggatcacaacctGTACTAGAAGGATTGGATGGATCAGAAGTGCAGAAATGA